The genomic segment CCCGACTAGGGCTGAGCATGTTATAAAGGATCTTTGGGGTAAGATAGACTTAATAATTGATGGTGGTGAAACATTCTTCGGCGTGGAGTCAACAATAATAGACTACACCAAGAAGCCCCCAGTCCTCTATAGGCCTGGTCCATTCACCGTGGAGGAGTTGAGGAGGATTTTCGGGGAAATCAAAGTACCTGAACAGGCCCTTGGGCTTGGTCAATTCAAGGAGGCCCTTGCCCCAGGCATGAAGTATAGGCACTATGCCCCGGATAAACCACTCATTGTAACTGAGTGCAGTAGCCTAGATGGCTTAGTTAAGTTGACTCTGGATCTAGCTAGTGATGAGGTTAAGAGAGGGAAGAGGGTTGTGGTGCTTTGTAGTAGTGAAACATGCAGTACTTACGTGAAGGCTGGGTTTAAGGTCATTGAGGCTGGGTCAAGGGGCAACTTATACACTGTGGCTAAGAATCTCTTTCACTCCCTTAGGTTAATTGACTCAATGGATGTTGACTTAGCTGTGGCTGAGGGTTACCCTGAGGTTGGGATTGGGTTAGCAATCATGAATCGTCTAAGGAAGGCGTCAGGCTACAGCATGGTTAAGTGCACTACTTAATACCTAAGCCTTAGGTTTACCTGCCGGCTATTGAACCTCATGCTCACTTCCCTATATTTAGTCCATACCTCATTGAGGATACTCAAGGTTACTCAAGTAACCCCGCGTGCGTCTCGACGGAATTTCAACCTCCTGCTACATGTGTATGCTTAAGGATTCATTAGTCTTGGTGAATAATGTTAACAACTATATTTGGCTAAAACATTTAAATCCTAACCTAAGGCAGCCACTAATGAACACTGATACCCTCATAACGTATATAGCCATTGCAGTAATAGCGGCAGCAGTAGTCTTCTCAGTATTTGCCCATGCGTTTAAACCCAGTAAGGGCCCTGACTTCACACCAACCTACACAGTGCTTAATCAACATATAGGTGATATAATTAACATGTCCTCAACCATGGGTCTACAGTACGGTAACTCATCCGCACCAATCTGGGTAATCTACTTCCTTAACCCCTACGATGACGCTAACTACACTTTAAACAATGTATTTAATTCAACAATAATGAACATGATTAAGAGCGGTGAAGTTAACTTAATTGTAATTCCTAACACAATATCATACTACAACAGCGGTAGTGTTCTTCAGAAATTCCTACCACTATACATCTGCACCTACAATGTTAATAAAACAGCATCACTGGAGTTCCTTCAGTGGTTTAGCCTTAAGGTTAATGAGAACTCCACCCTTGCCTTAAACATAACCCTAAGTAACATGACTAGTGAATTATCTAACTTAGGCGTAAGCGTTAACTACACTGCATGCTACAGGGAATTTAACTTAACAGTCAGCAACTACTTATCATTCATGCTTGACGTCCTCTCATGGGCCTACGGTCTACAGACCCCTAGTAGTTATGTTTTACCAAATGACTTAGTGTTGGTTGGTGTTAATAGGGTTAGTGGTGTTGCCGTGGTGGATGAGAACATCGCTGGCTACACACCACCCTTAGGTGTACTGATTAATAATATCATGACTCAGAAGCCATTTTATGGTTGATAATGGTCATGAATATTAATGATATCTTTGACTTAACCTCAACGTACTTATCCGTCCTAAGGGTTGAACACATAATGCTGGCTAAGTTAATCCTAAGTACAGTTAAGGGTGAGGTTAACTGCAGCAGGTTAGTGAGGGTATTAGGTGGTCATATTGAGAAGGAGGGTAGGGTTTTATCTAAGTATGGTATCGCCATTAATTCAATGCAGGCCTTAAGTAGGCTTTATAATGAGTATTACGAGGAATGCCTTGAGGATAAGGTTAATGGGCGATTGCTCACCGAGTTGCTTAAAGTTATTAAGGATCATGATGAGGAGTTAGCCTTAATAATGGATAGGTTAATTAATGAGTACTTCACAAGCATTATAAATGAGATTCATTAATGCTGAGGACATAATAATGCAGAAACCGTTAATAATCATTTAAGCTAACCCTGATTGTTAAGTATGCTGAATTTACAGGATAGGGTTCAGGAATTGGTAAAGAGACTTGAGGCGGAGTACTCGGCTAAGACCAGTAAGTCAGCTGAATTCTTCAGGAGAGCTTCCAGGGTGCTTCCAGGTGGTACTACTTACCAGGTAAGATTCTTTAAACCATACCCAATCTACGTCACTAAGGCTAAGGGTGTCTTAGTATGGGACTTGGATGGTAATTCCTACGTCGACTTCTGGATGGGCCATGGAGCCCATATAATGGGTCATTCACCTGACTTCATTATTAAGGCTGTTAATGAGGCTACGTTAAATGGAACACACCTAGGCTACCCCAACACCCTTGAGGTGGAGTACGCTGAATTACTAACTAAGGTTGTGCCCAATGCTGAAATGGTCAGGTTCTCAAACAGCGGTACTGAAGCCAACATGTACGCTGTTAGGCTTGCCAGAGCCTACACTGGTCGTAGATACATTATTAAGATTGAGGGTGGTTGGCACGGTGGCTACGATGCACTACACGTTGGTGTTAACCCACCCTTCGAGGGCCCTGAGAGCCTGGGCTTACCCGAGGAGCACATTAAATACACCCTGGTGGTTCCTTACAATGACTTAAACGCCCTTGAGAAAGCCTTGAAGACCCATGATGTGGCGGCAGTAATAATAGAACCAGTGTTAGGCTCAGGGGGTTGTATTGAACCTCAGCCCAATTACCTACGTGGTGTCAGGGAGTTAACCAGTGAGTATGGTTCATTACTCATACTTGATGAAGTGATAACTGGGTTCAGGCTTGCTCTGGGTGGTGGGCAGGAGTACTTTAACGTTAAGGCTGATATAGTTACCCTGGGTAAAATAGTTGGAGGCGGGTACCCAGGTGCTGGTGCAATAGTATCTAATGCAGAGGTGATGGAGCTTCTTAACCAGGTTAAGAGACCAGACGCTAAGTCGAGGAGCTTCCACGGTGGCACATTCACAGGCAACATAGTTACCTTAACTGCAGGCTATACGTTAGTTAACTACCTTAGCAGTAATAGGGGGGTTTATGAGCAGTTGAATTCACTGTGGGATTGGGCTAGGAGGAGGATGAATGAGGTTTGTGAGACTCATGATAGGTTATGTTGGGTCACTGGGGTGGGTAGTATGATTGGGATTCACTTCACTAGGAGTAAGCCGGTTAACGTTAGGGAGGCTTACCAGCTTAGGATTAATGAGCAGTTATATGATTTAATGCACTTGTACATGAGGATTAACAACATATTATACATGACTGAGCACATGTCTCACCTACTGCCATCAATACTACACACTAGGGAGCATGCTCAAAAACTCATTGACTCCCTAGATAACATGCTAAGCATGATAACCTCCAAGTAGTGCAAGCATTAATCATTAATTTAAATTACGGCTTAGGCATTAACCTTAATCAACTTAGCGACTCAGGTTAATAGGATATTGGGTATTAAAGCAACTCCTACGGAATATTAACACCATACTTACTCTCAATTAACTTAAGCATATCCACATTGAGCTTAGCAGCCTCACCCTCCAGTAGTTTACGCCTAGAGCTTATTACCTGTTTAACTGAGTCATCGGAAATCACCTGCTCACTCTCCTTAGCTAGCACTATGCCTTCATGAATATGCCTATTAATGGTTAAGATAGCCAATACATCTGAAGGCACCTTACCATTAAACTTATCATTAATAGCCTTAACTAGGCAGGACCAGTGAATGGGACCACCCTTAATGAAGGTGAATAATTGACCATCCACAACATTACCACCGCATACCATGCACTTCCACTCAGCCATAACCCGCCTTAATTAATCATATTTTTAATCCCTACGCGGTTGATAATTTACCTTAATGCCAGAACACACTTAACCTCATTAACACTCTCTATGATTAGGACAATAACGCCTGGACTTTAACATGTATGAAGTTGCATTGAATATGGGTAGGTAAAGTAATCGGGATCAAGGCACTTACTGATACCGGAGTCATGTCAACTACTGTACCTAGGTCATTGACTAATGAACTTAGCAGTAGCAGGTCCTGATGGCTTGATTTATTCTTCATTAAGTGTCGATGCTAAGGAACCTAAACATTGTTAAACATTCCTCCAACTCCATCAATCAATAGCCTTGCTTCATCTACTGTTAACTTAGTTCATGAAAACCCACACATGGAGATCATAGCTTATACTTCAGTCCTCAAGAAGCCAGTCACTTAACATATGGGCTAACTTTAAACTAATCTTGAATAAGAAGGAGCATATACCGTTTACATTCCTTAATAGCTTATTGACTTTCAAGTAAATTATTGCCGCTCATGGTTCCCTGAAGGATTGAGGCTTACATTAGAGTAAGATGATTAAAAGGAATTAACCACTATTACAGTTTGAAGGAGTGGGATGTAACTTAAGGGGTAATTTAAATCGGTGAATTCTTAGGATTTAGTCTTAATAATCATGTGCTCATTCATTTAAAAGAATTGCTTAAATTTTTAAAGTTATGGGGTTTCATTAATTGACTGTAGTAAGTGATATAGGTTTACTTAAGGCGCTCCTTATCCTTAATAGCATTGCCACGAGGACTATAGCTATACCCACTGCTGCAGTTAAGTCCCCTATCATCCTTAGCCAAACAAAATCATCCACTATGGGTATTTGCCAGAATCCTAAATGACCACTTGGAGTTACTAGGGTCTTTATGAACCAGAAACCGTACTGTAGCTCATACTCGAATTGAAGTACACCAAGGGGTAGTAGGGATAGTAATGCCTGTAGGTAGAAGCCTACGCCATAAATAACTGCAGCCCATCTCATATATCTAAGGATCCTATCATTAAATGCACCAGATAGGTAAAAGGCCACAACCCACATTAGTATGCTTGGTAGGCCATATGCTAATGGGAAAGCTAAGTGGGCGTGAGTCATGGTGGTTTGAACATCATGCAGGAAGTAGTTTAACACAGGCATGTTTATTAAGCCTGCCCCAAAGGCAACAACACCAATACCCCCACCTATACCAGCCACTAAGGCATAGGTCAGTAGGGTTTTCTGGAACTCTGTCTTAACCTCACCCCTACGCCAAAGCAGTATGACATAAATTATTACGAAACCCAGTGGTATAGCCTCCAGTGTACTCACCACTGCACCAACATACATCCAGAAGGTTGGTAAACCATTGAAGTA from the Caldivirga maquilingensis IC-167 genome contains:
- a CDS encoding DUF2175 domain-containing protein, with the protein product MAEWKCMVCGGNVVDGQLFTFIKGGPIHWSCLVKAINDKFNGKVPSDVLAILTINRHIHEGIVLAKESEQVISDDSVKQVISSRRKLLEGEAAKLNVDMLKLIESKYGVNIP
- a CDS encoding aspartate aminotransferase family protein, which encodes MLNLQDRVQELVKRLEAEYSAKTSKSAEFFRRASRVLPGGTTYQVRFFKPYPIYVTKAKGVLVWDLDGNSYVDFWMGHGAHIMGHSPDFIIKAVNEATLNGTHLGYPNTLEVEYAELLTKVVPNAEMVRFSNSGTEANMYAVRLARAYTGRRYIIKIEGGWHGGYDALHVGVNPPFEGPESLGLPEEHIKYTLVVPYNDLNALEKALKTHDVAAVIIEPVLGSGGCIEPQPNYLRGVRELTSEYGSLLILDEVITGFRLALGGGQEYFNVKADIVTLGKIVGGGYPGAGAIVSNAEVMELLNQVKRPDAKSRSFHGGTFTGNIVTLTAGYTLVNYLSSNRGVYEQLNSLWDWARRRMNEVCETHDRLCWVTGVGSMIGIHFTRSKPVNVREAYQLRINEQLYDLMHLYMRINNILYMTEHMSHLLPSILHTREHAQKLIDSLDNMLSMITSK
- a CDS encoding L-threonylcarbamoyladenylate synthase — encoded protein: MTRLIKVDAVNPDMALIRIAADVILKGGLVAFPTETVYGLGASTYNDDAIRRIYAVKNRPMDNPSIVHISSFNQLYEVAEDIPSELEERLKVAWPGPLTVILRKSSRISEVASCGLSTVAVRMPAHPVALALIRESTPISAPSANISGKPSPTRAEHVIKDLWGKIDLIIDGGETFFGVESTIIDYTKKPPVLYRPGPFTVEELRRIFGEIKVPEQALGLGQFKEALAPGMKYRHYAPDKPLIVTECSSLDGLVKLTLDLASDEVKRGKRVVVLCSSETCSTYVKAGFKVIEAGSRGNLYTVAKNLFHSLRLIDSMDVDLAVAEGYPEVGIGLAIMNRLRKASGYSMVKCTT